Proteins co-encoded in one Waddlia chondrophila WSU 86-1044 genomic window:
- the asnB gene encoding asparagine synthase (glutamine-hydrolyzing) has product MGGIAGIVKLDGSFADRQDLERAQKLLLHRGTNKKGIHLDRETGMAHNRMAILDITDAANQPMSDMGERYWISFDGELYNFIELRKELKASGYRFKSESDTEVALAAFVAWGAKCFNQFNGIWALAVWDSEERVLTLSRDPFGFKPLYLYQNSKQVAYSSEVKGFLGFESIELVFNADTVAALYHSPSIAHATEITPWENVFKVLPGHVAQVDANKGDVRIEKWWHPLSDLPEVPADLRERKEKFSERFSQACKLRMRADIPIGFCVSGGLVSASIWEMAQRLSKDSFERISPDCKTASLITFAEDDQQELRLGEELVKKTKGRIKEFKAHSEDYVKNILDLIYVFESLEDLSVERWLLYRSLTQNAIHLTLDGLGANELLGRYSEGIIYHAFDQIKGLQSAKAALKDPYLWKTLIKSHRLPKMTKSELQESLKLSDFERKRELILAKGQPASVVSPYWSQDYANLIEKSLFFQAKYFYMLGGPLQRASTLIEAAAAAQGMQVRLPFLDTDLFRYCLSLPAESAISEGRTQVMLREAMRGQLPDSVVNRKIQRVLAPVHKSWFATLLKGLIQDCASSFSFRNFSVFNGKEAAELVKQDRFAEAWPYVQTFLLNERFREVREELFPD; this is encoded by the coding sequence ATGGGCGGTATCGCAGGGATAGTTAAATTAGACGGTTCATTTGCTGATAGGCAGGATTTGGAGCGCGCTCAAAAACTTTTGCTGCATCGGGGGACGAATAAAAAAGGGATTCATCTGGATCGTGAAACGGGGATGGCGCATAATCGAATGGCGATCCTTGACATTACCGATGCGGCCAATCAGCCCATGAGCGATATGGGAGAGAGGTATTGGATCTCTTTTGACGGAGAGCTTTACAATTTTATCGAATTGAGAAAAGAGTTGAAAGCTTCCGGTTATCGCTTCAAGTCGGAGTCCGATACGGAAGTTGCATTAGCTGCGTTTGTGGCTTGGGGCGCTAAGTGCTTCAACCAATTTAACGGCATTTGGGCTTTGGCAGTCTGGGATTCTGAAGAAAGGGTTTTAACGCTTTCGCGCGACCCTTTTGGCTTTAAACCTTTATATCTTTATCAAAACAGCAAGCAGGTTGCCTATAGCTCTGAGGTAAAAGGGTTTTTGGGATTTGAATCGATCGAGCTTGTTTTCAACGCTGATACTGTTGCAGCCCTTTATCACAGTCCATCTATTGCTCATGCTACAGAAATCACTCCATGGGAAAATGTTTTTAAAGTTCTTCCAGGACATGTTGCTCAAGTTGATGCTAACAAAGGAGATGTCCGTATTGAGAAGTGGTGGCATCCCTTAAGTGATCTGCCCGAAGTGCCTGCAGACTTGAGAGAACGGAAGGAAAAATTTAGCGAACGATTTTCTCAGGCTTGCAAGCTGCGCATGCGTGCAGACATTCCTATAGGCTTTTGCGTAAGCGGAGGCCTGGTATCTGCATCTATTTGGGAAATGGCGCAGCGTTTGAGCAAAGACTCTTTTGAGCGGATCTCTCCTGACTGTAAAACGGCTTCCTTGATCACCTTTGCTGAAGACGATCAGCAGGAATTGCGGCTGGGTGAAGAGTTGGTGAAAAAAACAAAGGGGAGGATAAAAGAATTTAAAGCGCATTCGGAAGATTATGTCAAAAATATTTTGGATTTGATCTACGTTTTTGAATCGTTGGAAGATCTTTCGGTTGAACGGTGGCTTTTGTATCGAAGTCTGACTCAAAACGCTATTCATCTAACGCTTGACGGCCTTGGAGCCAACGAATTGCTCGGAAGGTATTCAGAGGGGATCATCTACCATGCGTTTGATCAGATTAAAGGATTACAGTCCGCTAAAGCAGCGCTGAAAGATCCTTACTTATGGAAAACGTTGATCAAATCCCACAGGCTTCCGAAAATGACAAAAAGCGAATTGCAAGAAAGCCTTAAGCTTAGCGATTTTGAACGTAAGAGGGAACTGATCCTTGCCAAAGGCCAGCCTGCTTCTGTTGTTTCACCCTATTGGTCTCAGGATTATGCCAACTTAATTGAAAAAAGCTTGTTCTTTCAAGCGAAATATTTCTACATGCTGGGAGGGCCCTTGCAAAGGGCATCTACTCTAATAGAGGCGGCTGCCGCTGCGCAAGGGATGCAAGTGCGTTTGCCATTTTTAGATACAGACCTTTTTCGCTACTGTCTTTCTTTGCCAGCCGAAAGTGCGATCTCAGAAGGGCGTACGCAAGTGATGCTGCGAGAGGCTATGCGCGGACAGCTTCCAGATAGTGTTGTGAATCGTAAAATTCAGCGTGTTTTGGCGCCTGTCCACAAATCTTGGTTTGCAACGTTATTGAAAGGGCTGATTCAGGATTGTGCTTCAAGCTTTTCATTTCGAAATTTTTCGGTGTTTAACGGCAAGGAAGCTGCTGAGTTGGTCAAACAAGACAGGTTTGCCGAAGCATGGCCTTATGTGCAAACGTTTTTGCTTAACGAGCGATTTAGGGAAGTGCGGGAAGAACTCTTTCCCGATTAG
- a CDS encoding MlaE family ABC transporter permease, translating into MNILVNTLAALGDYFRLIALVIWEAFKNPPQAKLIRNQMYEIGVLSLPVVAITGFSTGMVLAAQSFFQLADKGLASATGLMVAKAMMVELGPVLTAFMVTGRVGASMCAELGTMKVTEQIDALKSMTVNPLGYLIAPRFIAGTLMLPLLTVFSTVMGIGGGYMIAVWFYKMPSNTFLDPLPINITNFDFFSGLVKAISFGIVIVTISCYKGMTTRGGAAGVGRATTNSVVICYSVILIGNFLLTVALNESNQFLTTLFEEVF; encoded by the coding sequence TTGAACATATTGGTGAACACTTTAGCTGCTCTTGGCGACTATTTTCGTTTGATCGCGCTTGTGATATGGGAAGCCTTTAAAAACCCGCCTCAAGCTAAGTTGATACGCAATCAAATGTATGAAATTGGAGTGTTGTCGCTTCCCGTTGTGGCGATCACAGGATTTTCTACAGGAATGGTGCTGGCAGCGCAATCGTTTTTCCAACTGGCAGACAAAGGGCTTGCAAGTGCAACCGGCTTGATGGTCGCCAAAGCAATGATGGTCGAACTAGGGCCTGTTTTAACAGCCTTCATGGTGACTGGACGTGTCGGAGCTTCCATGTGCGCCGAACTTGGCACAATGAAAGTCACCGAACAAATTGACGCTCTTAAATCAATGACAGTCAATCCATTAGGTTATTTAATCGCTCCTCGCTTCATTGCAGGCACATTGATGCTTCCGCTATTGACAGTCTTTAGCACCGTTATGGGAATTGGAGGCGGCTACATGATTGCCGTCTGGTTCTATAAAATGCCTTCAAATACTTTTTTAGACCCTCTTCCGATCAATATCACAAATTTTGATTTTTTTAGCGGCCTCGTCAAAGCGATCTCCTTTGGAATCGTCATCGTCACAATTTCCTGTTACAAAGGGATGACGACCAGAGGAGGCGCAGCCGGTGTGGGCCGCGCAACGACAAACAGCGTTGTGATTTGTTATTCGGTTATTCTCATTGGAAACTTTCTCTTAACAGTTGCGTTGAACGAATCCAATCAATTCCTGACCACTTTATTTGAAGAGGTGTTCTAA
- a CDS encoding ABC transporter ATP-binding protein: MIDVKGVYKSYGSLKVLTGLSLFVNEGETVVILGRSGVGKSVLLRQIIGIEKPDKGVVEVHGLDIWKLSRKERERETRYMGMLFQSGAMFDSMNVEENTAFYLNQHYPDMSKSEIADRVAESLAMVDLKDTQKKMPSDLSGGMRKRAALARVVAYRPRIILYDEPTTGLDPITCMQINDLINKTREELQTTSIVVTHDIRSAMEVGDRLAFHNHGVIAHIAPKHEFTKIDDPMLQQFFSNAAVTEEILNGSG; this comes from the coding sequence ATGATCGATGTCAAAGGAGTCTATAAATCATACGGCAGCCTCAAAGTGTTAACAGGGCTTAGCCTCTTTGTCAACGAAGGGGAAACGGTTGTGATCCTTGGCAGGTCGGGCGTAGGGAAAAGTGTTTTGCTTCGTCAAATCATCGGCATTGAAAAACCGGATAAAGGGGTTGTTGAAGTTCACGGACTAGATATTTGGAAGCTGTCGCGTAAAGAGCGTGAAAGGGAAACGCGGTACATGGGAATGCTCTTTCAAAGCGGTGCGATGTTCGACTCCATGAACGTTGAGGAAAATACGGCATTCTATCTCAATCAGCACTATCCCGATATGTCAAAAAGCGAAATTGCCGACAGAGTTGCAGAATCCCTTGCGATGGTCGATTTGAAAGATACGCAAAAAAAAATGCCTTCCGATTTATCCGGCGGAATGCGAAAGCGTGCAGCTTTGGCACGCGTCGTAGCCTATCGTCCCCGCATCATTTTATATGACGAACCCACAACAGGCCTTGATCCGATCACCTGCATGCAAATCAATGACCTCATCAACAAGACGCGCGAAGAGCTGCAAACAACAAGTATTGTCGTCACCCACGATATACGCTCTGCAATGGAAGTTGGGGACCGATTAGCGTTTCATAATCATGGAGTCATTGCACATATTGCACCCAAACACGAATTTACAAAAATAGACGATCCAATGCTGCAGCAGTTCTTTTCCAACGCTGCAGTTACAGAAGAAATATTGAACGGGTCTGGTTAG
- a CDS encoding MlaD family protein encodes MQDQMKNMLIAIFIITALAIIVFMVIFLHPYTGDEGQILHVRFTDIDKVSVGTRVTFAGKPVGEVTKISVLPEVRLGRTEKKGDVYVYELTLAVDSNLKVYNSDKVSLRTSGLLGEKSISIDPEPIKPGEKLRLVNDEIIYAEGTGSVEDTFNEFKEVADKFDKVLELITEALQELKDRGMWENIANTADNISEITARLSERWNDVDDTIVSLSEAASNTKNITERIHTGEGTLGRIVSSDDLYLRTNSILSKGETAMDDINHYGILFHLDKGWQRLRARRLNLMQKLRTPQEFRNFFNDEINQISTSISRVSMVLDKSECYPCLMDDCEYQKVFAELMRRVESLEENVKMFNIQTVDCEVKKTELSECYY; translated from the coding sequence ATGCAAGATCAAATGAAAAATATGCTAATCGCAATATTCATTATTACTGCGTTGGCAATCATCGTATTTATGGTGATCTTTTTACACCCCTATACAGGCGACGAAGGGCAGATTCTCCACGTACGTTTTACCGATATCGACAAAGTCAGCGTCGGCACTCGGGTCACTTTTGCAGGAAAACCTGTCGGTGAAGTGACAAAAATCAGTGTTTTGCCGGAAGTCCGCTTAGGAAGGACTGAGAAAAAAGGCGATGTTTACGTGTATGAGTTAACGCTTGCAGTCGACAGCAATCTGAAAGTGTACAATTCGGACAAAGTCTCGCTCCGGACCTCTGGACTTTTAGGAGAAAAATCCATCTCGATCGACCCGGAGCCGATTAAGCCCGGAGAAAAGCTTCGGTTGGTGAATGACGAAATTATCTATGCTGAAGGAACAGGATCTGTCGAAGACACCTTTAATGAATTTAAAGAAGTTGCGGATAAATTTGATAAGGTCTTAGAGCTGATCACCGAAGCTCTGCAGGAGCTAAAAGATCGTGGAATGTGGGAAAATATCGCAAACACCGCCGATAACATCAGTGAAATCACGGCCAGGTTGTCAGAAAGATGGAATGATGTCGATGATACAATCGTCAGCCTTTCCGAAGCTGCATCAAATACAAAAAATATTACTGAACGGATCCATACCGGCGAAGGAACTCTTGGCCGAATCGTCAGCAGCGACGACTTGTATCTTCGCACAAACTCTATCCTCAGTAAAGGGGAAACAGCGATGGACGACATTAATCATTATGGAATTCTTTTTCATTTGGATAAAGGATGGCAGCGCTTAAGAGCTAGACGCTTAAATCTTATGCAAAAGCTGCGAACTCCTCAAGAGTTCCGCAACTTTTTTAATGATGAGATCAATCAGATCTCTACTTCCATTTCCCGCGTATCTATGGTATTAGATAAATCAGAGTGCTACCCTTGCCTGATGGACGACTGTGAGTACCAAAAGGTGTTCGCAGAACTGATGCGTAGAGTAGAAAGCCTTGAAGAAAACGTTAAAATGTTTAATATTCAGACTGTTGATTGTGAAGTCAAAAAAACCGAACTTTCGGAGTGCTATTACTAG
- a CDS encoding YqgE/AlgH family protein → MENIPYSQIEKGTLMIATPDIEAGIFFRSVVLICEHNPNGSFGLVINKSLDLELPEEIIKTEELQNPNIGIRAGGPVQTNQMMLLHTSPSIPQQTLQVCHGVYLGGDLQFLQGTIIDSEGPSVLLCFGYAGWGAGQLEREFLDGGWFLYPAEQHLIFSTPPEKLWQTILREMGGKYATLSMIPEDLSWN, encoded by the coding sequence ATGGAAAACATCCCCTACTCACAAATAGAAAAGGGAACGCTAATGATTGCCACGCCCGATATCGAAGCGGGAATTTTTTTCCGCAGCGTGGTGCTCATTTGCGAACACAACCCTAATGGATCGTTTGGTTTAGTGATCAATAAAAGTTTGGATCTTGAGCTTCCTGAAGAGATCATTAAAACAGAGGAGCTTCAAAATCCAAATATCGGTATTCGCGCCGGCGGCCCTGTGCAAACAAATCAGATGATGCTTCTGCACACTTCCCCCTCTATTCCTCAGCAAACTCTCCAAGTTTGTCATGGTGTCTATCTAGGCGGCGACCTTCAGTTCCTTCAAGGAACGATTATCGATTCGGAAGGACCTTCGGTTCTGCTTTGCTTTGGATATGCCGGCTGGGGAGCAGGTCAACTGGAAAGGGAGTTTCTCGATGGCGGCTGGTTTCTTTATCCTGCTGAGCAGCATCTGATCTTCTCTACCCCTCCTGAGAAATTGTGGCAGACGATCTTGCGGGAAATGGGTGGCAAATACGCTACTCTTTCTATGATTCCCGAAGATTTAAGCTGGAATTAG
- the rpsI gene encoding 30S ribosomal protein S9, translating to MEESVATGRRKTAVASVRVRQGKGNIVINGRPMDQYLPLKVQQEAILLPFASLGGAGKHDLIIRVKGGGIEGQVGAIRLGIARALASENETLQPEFKDKGYLTRDPRKKERKKYGRAGARKRFQFSKR from the coding sequence GTGGAAGAGTCAGTCGCTACAGGAAGAAGAAAAACAGCTGTTGCATCTGTAAGAGTGCGGCAGGGGAAAGGAAATATTGTGATCAACGGCAGGCCGATGGATCAATATCTCCCGCTTAAGGTTCAGCAAGAAGCAATCTTATTGCCTTTTGCTTCTCTGGGAGGTGCAGGTAAGCATGACCTCATTATCCGAGTAAAAGGTGGAGGAATCGAAGGTCAGGTAGGAGCGATCCGTCTAGGTATTGCCAGAGCATTGGCCAGCGAAAATGAAACACTCCAGCCTGAATTTAAGGATAAAGGATATTTAACAAGGGATCCGCGCAAGAAAGAGCGTAAAAAATATGGACGCGCCGGAGCTCGTAAGAGATTCCAATTCTCTAAGCGCTAA
- the rplM gene encoding 50S ribosomal protein L13, whose product MTQKKRKIEQKSFFQKKEEVERNWFVLDAEGKTLGRFASEVAKVLRGKHKPTFTPSTDGGDGVIVINAEKIAVTGAKEAQKSYIYHTGHVGGQREIPYRVMQARKPEYIIEHAVKGMMPKTVLGRKQMRRLRIYAGAEHQLHAQKPVTANI is encoded by the coding sequence ATGACGCAGAAAAAACGCAAAATAGAGCAGAAAAGCTTCTTTCAAAAGAAAGAAGAGGTCGAACGCAACTGGTTTGTGCTGGATGCCGAGGGAAAAACTCTGGGGCGGTTTGCATCTGAAGTTGCTAAGGTGTTGAGAGGAAAGCATAAGCCGACGTTCACTCCATCTACCGATGGGGGAGATGGCGTGATTGTGATCAATGCCGAAAAAATTGCAGTTACAGGTGCCAAAGAGGCGCAAAAGAGCTATATTTACCACACAGGTCATGTAGGTGGGCAAAGGGAGATTCCTTACCGCGTGATGCAAGCGAGAAAGCCTGAGTACATTATCGAGCATGCCGTCAAAGGGATGATGCCAAAAACTGTGCTTGGCCGCAAGCAAATGCGCCGTCTACGTATCTATGCGGGAGCTGAACATCAATTACACGCGCAAAAACCAGTAACAGCAAATATTTAA
- the miaB gene encoding tRNA (N6-isopentenyl adenosine(37)-C2)-methylthiotransferase MiaB: protein MKEPKNFFVRTYGCQMNELDTEVIVGLLESRGLERTEDENLADLLIYNTCSIRDLAERKVMGKLGKLGRSRKKDKMIGVTGCMANAKKDTLFRKLPHIDFVLGTNNIHDLNSVLDEVMATGTQSCRTDEKFSFELDYASAKRDDHLKAFVSIIRGCDKFCTYCVVPYTRGPEVSRSPEHIIEEIKQLADKGYKEVTLLGQNVNSYGKDQPEWNCLFHDLLERIDQETGIARVRFMTSHPVDITRELMEAIRDFDSLCEFVHFPIQSGSSRILRKMHRIYTLEQYMEKVQMLKEIVPNVSLGTDVIVGFPTETEEEFQMTYDAMKEIEYSVAFIFAYSPRKGTPAMRWKDDIPEEVKQERLHRLMELQESIYKKQLQEMMGKEVEVLVERRNSKDDRFVKGRTSCWKKVIFPGTDEMIGTLQKVIVDGYSHQTLIGKMPN, encoded by the coding sequence ATGAAAGAACCTAAGAATTTTTTTGTACGCACATACGGCTGTCAAATGAACGAACTTGATACAGAGGTGATCGTTGGATTGCTGGAAAGTCGAGGGCTGGAAAGAACGGAAGATGAAAATTTAGCGGATCTGCTGATCTATAATACCTGCTCCATCCGCGACCTGGCAGAGCGCAAAGTGATGGGCAAACTCGGAAAGCTCGGACGTTCACGCAAAAAGGATAAGATGATCGGCGTCACCGGCTGCATGGCAAATGCTAAAAAGGACACTCTTTTCCGCAAACTTCCCCATATCGATTTTGTTCTGGGCACAAATAATATTCACGACCTGAACAGCGTCCTCGATGAGGTGATGGCAACCGGAACTCAAAGCTGCCGCACAGATGAAAAATTTTCTTTTGAACTGGACTATGCCTCTGCAAAGCGCGACGATCATTTAAAGGCTTTTGTTTCCATTATTCGAGGTTGCGACAAATTCTGCACCTACTGCGTCGTTCCCTACACCCGTGGGCCGGAAGTTTCCCGCTCGCCTGAGCATATTATCGAGGAGATCAAGCAGCTGGCAGACAAAGGGTATAAAGAAGTAACGCTGCTTGGCCAGAACGTGAATAGCTACGGAAAAGACCAGCCGGAGTGGAACTGCCTTTTCCACGACCTCTTGGAAAGGATCGATCAAGAAACTGGAATTGCCCGAGTCAGGTTTATGACTAGCCACCCGGTTGATATCACTCGTGAGCTGATGGAGGCGATCAGAGATTTCGACAGCTTATGCGAGTTTGTCCACTTTCCTATTCAGTCAGGATCAAGCAGGATCTTGCGCAAGATGCACCGCATTTACACGCTTGAGCAATACATGGAAAAAGTGCAAATGCTCAAAGAGATCGTTCCCAATGTTTCCCTCGGAACCGATGTCATTGTTGGATTCCCGACAGAAACAGAAGAAGAGTTTCAGATGACTTATGACGCTATGAAGGAAATTGAGTATTCCGTTGCGTTTATTTTCGCTTACAGCCCAAGAAAAGGAACGCCTGCCATGCGCTGGAAAGATGACATTCCGGAAGAGGTAAAGCAAGAGCGCCTTCACCGTTTAATGGAGCTGCAAGAAAGCATCTATAAAAAGCAGCTGCAGGAGATGATGGGAAAGGAAGTGGAAGTCTTGGTGGAAAGGAGAAATTCAAAAGACGACAGATTTGTCAAAGGGCGCACAAGCTGCTGGAAAAAGGTGATCTTTCCGGGCACCGATGAGATGATCGGCACCCTTCAAAAAGTGATCGTTGACGGCTATAGCCATCAGACACTCATCGGAAAAATGCCTAATTGA
- a CDS encoding superoxide dismutase family protein — protein sequence MKNIAYIAALSLILASCSKDQEKKEENASTSAQAFEVIAVDHVQEDDNDEDENGQVSKAFAVVQAKSGSEVVGAVDFIAVDNGIRIIANIGGLEPGKHGFHIHEHGDCSAHDASSAGGHFNPFNKKHGGPQSAERHEGDLGNLEADEYGFAYYDEVIEGLKLNGEHSIIGKSIVVHEGEDDLETDPSGNSGARIGCGEIISGVLN from the coding sequence ATGAAAAATATCGCCTATATCGCAGCGTTAAGCTTGATTTTGGCAAGTTGCAGCAAAGATCAAGAGAAAAAAGAAGAGAATGCCTCGACTTCAGCGCAAGCATTTGAAGTGATTGCAGTCGATCATGTTCAAGAGGATGATAATGACGAAGATGAAAATGGACAGGTTTCCAAGGCCTTTGCCGTTGTTCAGGCCAAGAGCGGCAGTGAAGTTGTCGGAGCAGTAGATTTTATCGCTGTCGACAACGGCATCCGAATCATCGCCAATATTGGAGGGCTTGAACCGGGAAAACACGGCTTCCACATCCATGAACACGGAGACTGCTCAGCTCACGATGCAAGCTCTGCAGGTGGACATTTCAATCCTTTTAACAAAAAGCATGGAGGGCCTCAGAGCGCTGAGCGGCACGAAGGGGATTTGGGAAATTTAGAGGCCGATGAGTATGGATTTGCTTACTATGATGAAGTGATTGAAGGACTTAAATTGAACGGGGAGCACTCGATCATTGGAAAATCAATAGTGGTTCACGAAGGAGAGGATGATTTGGAAACCGATCCTTCCGGAAATTCCGGAGCAAGGATCGGCTGCGGAGAGATCATCAGCGGTGTGCTCAATTAG
- the ligA gene encoding NAD-dependent DNA ligase LigA gives MKKENYEALCKEVWEHNKRYYIDHAPLINDEEFDLLLKELEEIEKMHPEWIDPNSPTQRVGEMLTEGFPTALHQTPMLSLANTYSKEEVDEFIKRMEKLAGHKEMAFSCELKMDGIAVAVTYEQGGFVRAVTRGDGKKGDDISANLKTIPSLPLKLIDGKTLNRIEVRGEVYMPVNAFETLNKTRKESNEALFANPRNAAGGSLKLLDPKATAQRSLAVVFYGISDPESLGLHSQYDVHGFLGSLGLPTLEYRRQCFSREEIWNFVEEVRKKRETLSYQIDGIVIKLDDLAQQKRLGSTGKQPRWAVAYKFAAEQTETRIRDIIVQVGRTGVITPVAELEPVLLAGSTISRATLHNEEEVERKDVRIGDSALIEKGGDVIPKVISINPEKRREGSMPWKMPDVCPSCGHPLVRVEGEVAVRCPNREGCPEQLLRRIAYFVSKEAMEIDHLGEKVVKQLIRIGYVKRPSDIYTLTKEQLLNLEGFKEKAAERLKQGIENSKHVSFSRFIMALGIKYVGAGTAELLANRSGDIDGLKQLSYEELLKINGIGEKAAESVIEYFSDAENLKEIERLKKFGVCPQKVERKTFIGHPFNNKTFVLTGTLENYTRTAAASLIKERGGKVTGSVSKKTDYLLAGESPGSKLEKAESLGIQVLTESEFVKMINI, from the coding sequence ATGAAAAAAGAAAATTACGAAGCTCTTTGCAAAGAAGTTTGGGAGCATAATAAACGGTACTATATTGACCATGCGCCGCTCATCAATGATGAGGAATTTGATCTTCTTCTAAAAGAGTTAGAAGAGATTGAAAAGATGCATCCAGAATGGATAGATCCAAACTCTCCTACACAGCGTGTCGGAGAGATGCTTACAGAAGGTTTTCCCACAGCCCTGCACCAAACTCCTATGCTGTCTCTAGCAAATACTTATAGCAAAGAGGAAGTCGATGAGTTTATCAAACGGATGGAAAAGTTGGCAGGACACAAGGAAATGGCGTTTTCCTGCGAGCTGAAAATGGATGGCATTGCCGTTGCAGTGACCTATGAGCAGGGAGGCTTTGTACGCGCTGTGACTCGTGGGGATGGTAAAAAAGGAGATGATATCTCCGCTAATCTAAAAACAATTCCTTCACTTCCGTTAAAGTTAATTGACGGTAAGACTCTTAATCGCATCGAAGTGCGAGGAGAGGTCTACATGCCAGTGAACGCTTTTGAAACACTGAACAAAACACGGAAAGAATCCAATGAGGCTCTCTTTGCCAATCCCAGAAATGCCGCAGGCGGTTCCTTGAAGCTTTTAGATCCTAAAGCCACAGCTCAAAGAAGTTTGGCGGTCGTTTTCTACGGCATTTCCGATCCTGAGTCTTTAGGATTGCACTCACAATATGATGTGCATGGCTTTCTTGGTTCTCTTGGTTTGCCAACTCTTGAGTATCGCCGGCAGTGTTTTTCTAGAGAAGAAATCTGGAATTTCGTGGAAGAAGTGCGTAAGAAAAGAGAAACGCTTTCCTACCAGATTGATGGGATTGTGATTAAGCTTGATGATCTTGCGCAGCAAAAACGATTAGGTTCGACAGGAAAGCAGCCCCGTTGGGCTGTTGCTTATAAATTTGCTGCAGAGCAAACTGAGACGCGTATCCGTGATATTATTGTTCAAGTTGGCAGAACCGGAGTCATCACTCCTGTTGCGGAGCTGGAACCTGTCCTGCTGGCAGGAAGTACAATTTCCAGGGCAACACTGCACAACGAAGAAGAGGTGGAAAGAAAAGATGTCCGTATCGGTGATTCGGCGTTGATTGAAAAAGGAGGGGATGTGATCCCTAAAGTGATTTCAATCAATCCTGAAAAAAGAAGAGAAGGGAGCATGCCCTGGAAAATGCCCGATGTTTGTCCAAGCTGCGGCCATCCTCTTGTTCGAGTCGAAGGAGAAGTTGCCGTCAGATGTCCAAATAGAGAGGGATGTCCGGAGCAGCTGCTGCGTCGGATCGCTTACTTTGTCAGCAAAGAAGCAATGGAGATCGATCATTTAGGAGAGAAAGTTGTTAAGCAGCTCATCCGCATTGGATACGTCAAACGGCCGTCGGATATCTACACACTAACAAAGGAGCAGTTGCTGAATCTCGAAGGATTTAAAGAAAAAGCAGCTGAAAGGTTGAAGCAGGGAATCGAAAATTCCAAACATGTCTCTTTTTCCCGATTTATCATGGCGTTGGGTATCAAATACGTAGGAGCTGGAACAGCAGAGCTGCTTGCTAATCGATCTGGGGATATCGACGGCCTTAAGCAGCTTTCTTATGAGGAGCTGCTTAAAATTAACGGAATTGGGGAAAAGGCGGCGGAATCGGTCATCGAGTACTTTTCGGATGCAGAAAACCTAAAGGAGATCGAACGGTTAAAAAAATTCGGTGTTTGTCCTCAAAAGGTTGAAAGAAAAACATTTATCGGGCATCCCTTTAATAACAAAACATTTGTTTTAACAGGCACTTTGGAAAACTACACCCGAACAGCAGCAGCCTCGTTGATTAAAGAACGAGGAGGCAAAGTGACCGGATCGGTTAGCAAAAAAACCGACTATCTACTTGCAGGAGAGTCGCCGGGATCTAAACTGGAAAAAGCGGAAAGCTTGGGGATCCAGGTGCTGACTGAGTCAGAGTTTGTTAAGATGATCAATATTTAG